CGGACGCCGATGAACATCGTCCATCCTGCCCAGCATCCCGCTGAACGGTCCGCCGCCGCGCCGGCGCATGCGGATTCGCGCTTCGCGACCGCGTCAGGCGTTGCGCCGCGCCGGGTGCTGGTAGTTCTGCTCGGCGCGATCGGCGACGTCGTGCGCGCGCTGCCGCTGCTTGGGCGGGTACGCCGGGCCTGGCCCGAGGCACATATCGCGTGGGCGGTCGAACCCAAGTCGCGCGCCCTGCTGGAGGGCCATCCGTGGCTCGACGAGCTGATTATCTACGACCGCCGCCGCCCGTGGTCGTTCGTGCCGTTCCTCGCCCGCGTGCGCGCGCGCCGCTTTGATCTCGTGCTCGACCTCCAACGCCATCTTAAGAGCGGCGTGATCGCGATGGCTTCGGGAGCGCCCAGGCGCCTTGGCTTCGACCGCTCCAATACGAAAGAGCTGAACCACCTGTTTTCGACGATGCGGATCGCGCCGCAGCCGCCGATGCGGCTTAAGCTGACGCAGTACCAGGCCTTCGGTGACGCGCTCGGAGTCGCGTCGACGCCGATCGAATTCGGCCTGGCCGCATCGCCTGTCGAGCGCGCGCGCGCCGCCGCTTTGTTAGAGAATGCGCCGCGGCCGCTGCTGGGCGTGATTCTCGGCTCGTCGTGGCCGAGCCGGATGTACTTTGCCGACTCGATCGCGGCCGTCATCCGCGAGCTGAGCACGCCTCGCGACGGCTTTGCGGCGCTGTTCCCGGTGCTGCTCGGCAGCGGGCGCGCCGAGGCCGAATTGGCCGAAGCCGTTATCGCCAACCTCGCCGGCCAACGGGTGCTGAACCTGTGCGGGCGCACCGAGCTGCGCGAGCTGCTGGCTATCTTCCCGGAGTGCTCGGCGGCATTCGGTCCGGATTCGGGACCGATGCATATCGCGGCGGCGGTCGGATGCCCGGTCGTTTCGCTGTGGGGTGCCACTGCGGCCGAGCGCTCGGCGCCGTGGGGATTCGCCGAGCTTGCGCTGACCGGTGAAATCCCCTGTCATCCATGCTACCTGCGCGAGTGTCCGATCGGGCGCGAATGCATGCGCCGGATCGCGCCCACCGACGTGGCCGCTGCGATAAGGCGCGCGATGGCGGCAAGTACTTGCGCAAACACATCGGCGGACGAGGCGATGTCCCGCGATGCGGCACGGGTGGGTGCGGGATCATCGCAGCCGGGCCATCAAAGACGAGGGCCTGCGTGACCAAGATCCGAGAGATGGTTGAGCGCGACGGCTGGTCGTTCCGGTTCGCTGAGGCAGCCTGCCCGCTGCCGCCCGGGCTGCGCGCGGAACTCGTCGAGCGCGCGCTCGGCCTCGCCGCGGGCGCTGGCGGCGAGCCGCTGCGCCGCTCGCGTCACGCCTCGACCTACTATTTGTGCCTGAATGCGGCGCCGGCCGCCGTGGCCTCCGGCGGCGCCGGGATGCGAGCCAACGTGGCGGCGGCTCCGATAGAGATGTTCGTCAAACTGCTTGACGCCCCCCGCGGCGGGCCTGGCGCGCTGCGCGCGCTGGCGATCGGCTCGCGCGGGAGGCGTCTGCTGCGTATCGCTGGAGCGCTCGAAGCCGCCGGCTTCGCGATCGCGCCGGTCTTGATGATGGGCGAGGAGCGGCGCCGCGGACGCACGCTGATGGTGACCGAGCGCGTGGCGGGCTTGCCACTGCCGCGCTACCTGCTGGGCGCCGGCGGCCCGATCGCGCGCAAGCGGGACGCGCTGCGCGCGTTGGGCGAGGAGATTGCCCGGATGCATCGCGCGGGCTTTCTCCACGGCGACTTGACGCCGTACAACATCTTTGTCGCCGGCGAGACGCCGGTGCGCTTCGTGTTCATCGACCATGAGCGTACGGTACGCGCGCGACTGGCGTGGCGGCGGCGCCGGCTGCGCAACCTGGTGCAGCTGTGCCGCTTCGAGCGCGCCGGGATGAGCCGCACGGACCGTTTGCGCATCGTTGATGCATATGCGCGGGCAATGGGTTATCGGCCCCGCCGATTGATACGACGGCTGGCCGCGATGCTGCGGGCGCGGTGGCGGCGCGACGCCTGGTCTGACGTAGCGCGAAGACCCAGAGAGGACGGAAAAGGATGGAGGAGCCGGCAAAGATTTCGGTCGTGATCCCCGTTTACAATGAGGCCGCGACGATCGGCGAGGTGATTCGCCGCGTGCTCGAATGCGGCTTCGACGTCGAGGTGATCGTGGTTGACGATGCCTCGACCGACGACACTCGCAAGTACCTCCAATCGCTCGAGCATCCGCGGGTCCACTGCTTCTATCACGCGGTCAACCGTGGCAAAGGCGCCGCGCTGCGGCTGGGCTTCGCCGCCGCGCGTAATCCTTACGTCGTCGTTCAGGACGCCGATCTG
The sequence above is drawn from the Candidatus Binataceae bacterium genome and encodes:
- a CDS encoding glycosyltransferase family 9 protein, which gives rise to MNIVHPAQHPAERSAAAPAHADSRFATASGVAPRRVLVVLLGAIGDVVRALPLLGRVRRAWPEAHIAWAVEPKSRALLEGHPWLDELIIYDRRRPWSFVPFLARVRARRFDLVLDLQRHLKSGVIAMASGAPRRLGFDRSNTKELNHLFSTMRIAPQPPMRLKLTQYQAFGDALGVASTPIEFGLAASPVERARAAALLENAPRPLLGVILGSSWPSRMYFADSIAAVIRELSTPRDGFAALFPVLLGSGRAEAELAEAVIANLAGQRVLNLCGRTELRELLAIFPECSAAFGPDSGPMHIAAAVGCPVVSLWGATAAERSAPWGFAELALTGEIPCHPCYLRECPIGRECMRRIAPTDVAAAIRRAMAASTCANTSADEAMSRDAARVGAGSSQPGHQRRGPA
- a CDS encoding lipopolysaccharide kinase InaA family protein translates to MTKIREMVERDGWSFRFAEAACPLPPGLRAELVERALGLAAGAGGEPLRRSRHASTYYLCLNAAPAAVASGGAGMRANVAAAPIEMFVKLLDAPRGGPGALRALAIGSRGRRLLRIAGALEAAGFAIAPVLMMGEERRRGRTLMVTERVAGLPLPRYLLGAGGPIARKRDALRALGEEIARMHRAGFLHGDLTPYNIFVAGETPVRFVFIDHERTVRARLAWRRRRLRNLVQLCRFERAGMSRTDRLRIVDAYARAMGYRPRRLIRRLAAMLRARWRRDAWSDVARRPREDGKGWRSRQRFRS